From Alloacidobacterium dinghuense:
TTTCAGGCGCGGATAACGATCGAAGACACCGCTCGAAATCAGCTTAAGAAGATGCGTCCCCGTTTCGACCTGCCATCCCCAACTCTGCATCATCGCAGGAGAGTCTTTGTAGTACGTGTCGATGATCGACTGAGGTGGATCGGTCGGATGAATATAGATCGGGACATCCAACGCTTGCGCTCGCTCAAAGATCGGCGCGAACGATTCCTCGTCCAGATAGCGCCCTTGCGTGTGACCGTTAATGAGCGCCCCTTTAAATCCAAACTGAGTCACCGTCCGCTCCAATTCATCGGCAGCGTCCGCAGGTGATTGCATTGGCAGCATCGCAAAACCGGCGAAGCGTGTCGGGTACTGGCTGATGCGCTCAGCCAGCCAGTCGTTGACCTCACGGGATAAGCGAATAGCTAAATCACATTCAAGGGCCTGCACGCCGGGCTGAACATGAGATAGCACTTGCAAATCAATGCCGGCAGCGTCCATGCGGCGAATTCGATCTTGCCCAACATTGGTAAGACGATCTCCGACCATGTCGAGCAACCTGACGTACGCCGGCGAATATAACGCCCGCAGTTTGTGGTGCAGGAACGCTTCTTCGAGAGCAATGACTCGCATCACTCAAAGTATACTCTCATTAGTTAACTATAGTTAACTAATGACATGCGCCGCGCGCTCCCTAAGAAAACCGCTATTGAAACCCGTTCCAGACCATCCGGTGGAACATCTCATCCATGGTCGCAGGCGATTCTTTCGTGCCGCGATCCATCCACCATCGCAACAGCGACAGCAAACTCCCGGCCAGCGCAAAAGTGCGGGCAGTCAATTCACGCTGCGGAAGCTTCGGCAGCCGCTTCAATTCCTTGAGGCGTCGCTCAATCCCGCGAGCAAAGTATCCTTCCGCGAGTTCGAAAAAGTCGTCGAGTCGGCCCGAGTCCTCCAGCATCCGATAAAACTTCTTCTGACTGCCAATGTGCTCAAACATCTCTGCCACGGGCACAACCCGGTGTGATTCTTCCTTGCGCACACTGAGCGCTGTGCTCATCATTTCCAAAAACTGTTCAAACTGGCTGAGCAGCAAATCATCCTTGTCGCGGAAGTGAAGATAAAACGTGGACCGACCAATCGACGCGCGATCCAGCACCTCCTGTACCGTCACATCATCCATTGACTTCTCCTGAATCAACGAGACCAAAGCGCTGCCAAGCCGAGCATGCGTACGCCGTATACGCTGATCCGGTGCGCGTCGCCGCTTCTCTTCTTTCTGCTCGCCATGATCCTGAACTCTGGAGTCCACATTTCTGGACATTGGCTGCCTCTTTGTTCAACAACGCGAAACTCGCTCTCGACTTCGTAACAGATTCTCGCTACATTGCGAATCATATGACAAACCGCTGCTCACAACAGAACAACATTTTCATGTCAGCGAACGAAAACCGTGAGACAGCGGCGCGTCGTTTGAATTTCATCGACGGCATCCCGTGCCGTCGAGATGCAAAGGAGAGAACCATGAATCGGAATCGCTTCCGCTTACTTGCAATCGGGACCATGTTGATCGTCGCGCTCACTCTACCCGCGCAACAGACTCCCGCTGGATCAGGTAGTACTGACCAGCACAGCGCGCAAAGCGGTATGCCATCAGTCGAACAGCATTTGAAAGTGCTGTCTGAGAAGCTTGATCTCACTGACGACCAACAGTCCAAAGTCAGGCCCATTCTCCAGGAGATGCATGACGGTATGCAGAACGTCATGCAAGACCAAAGCCTGTCGCCGGAAGAGCGTCACGAGAAGATGAAAGCGTTGCACATGAAAGCAGACAAACAGGCTCGCGAGATCCTCAACGACGACCAGAAGAAGAAACTCGATCAACTCGAACAGGAGCCGCACCCGGAACTGCACGGCAATCCGAATGCGTAACCCGCAGCCGCAACCGCAACCATCATAGATCTGAAGAGACCCATCTTCACCTGTGATGGTTCGGCGGCTTGGAAGCAACCTACAAGACTTTCAAAACCACCAGCGTCAGATCATCCGCCTGTTCCGTCTCTCCGGCAAACACCGCTACCGCCTCGGAAACATGAGCCACCACCTGAGCC
This genomic window contains:
- a CDS encoding TetR/AcrR family transcriptional regulator produces the protein MSRNVDSRVQDHGEQKEEKRRRAPDQRIRRTHARLGSALVSLIQEKSMDDVTVQEVLDRASIGRSTFYLHFRDKDDLLLSQFEQFLEMMSTALSVRKEESHRVVPVAEMFEHIGSQKKFYRMLEDSGRLDDFFELAEGYFARGIERRLKELKRLPKLPQRELTARTFALAGSLLSLLRWWMDRGTKESPATMDEMFHRMVWNGFQ
- a CDS encoding amidohydrolase family protein, whose translation is MRVIALEEAFLHHKLRALYSPAYVRLLDMVGDRLTNVGQDRIRRMDAAGIDLQVLSHVQPGVQALECDLAIRLSREVNDWLAERISQYPTRFAGFAMLPMQSPADAADELERTVTQFGFKGALINGHTQGRYLDEESFAPIFERAQALDVPIYIHPTDPPQSIIDTYYKDSPAMMQSWGWQVETGTHLLKLISSGVFDRYPRLKIIVGHMGELIPFTLKRVNAAITMGNWLLKEQKGMQKSLLCYMRANVFITTSGFFDQAALQCAVAELGIDNVLFSVDDPFGDNFEGVDFLRKAQLSNEDREKLAYRNAERVLRLSSATHSQRGSSHSFFSFKANIKAKMARMMLSFLVR